The following proteins are encoded in a genomic region of Stutzerimonas balearica DSM 6083:
- a CDS encoding endonuclease/exonuclease/phosphatase family protein gives MTLPKDHPIDSKHLDAHMASEVNALRVLTVNTHKGFTSFNRRFILPELREAVRAVSADVVFLQEVLGTHEKHALRFHNWPQTPQYEFLADSIWTDFAYGRNAVYPDGDHGNALLSKFPIIRYENLDVSIAGPERRGLLHSVLQVPGHELHAICVHLGLRESHRQRQLELLCDLLDSLPEGAPVVVAGDFNDWRLRATKALDRCAGLHEVFALNHGQLAKTFPARWPMLRLDRIYVRNATSHQPRILGNKPWTHLSDHLPLAVEIHL, from the coding sequence GTGACCTTGCCGAAAGATCACCCCATCGACAGCAAACACCTGGACGCCCACATGGCCAGCGAGGTGAACGCGTTGCGCGTGCTCACCGTGAACACGCACAAGGGCTTCACCTCGTTCAACCGCCGCTTCATCCTGCCGGAGCTGCGCGAGGCGGTGCGCGCCGTCTCGGCCGACGTGGTGTTTCTCCAGGAAGTGCTCGGCACCCATGAAAAACATGCCCTGCGCTTTCACAACTGGCCGCAGACCCCGCAGTACGAATTCCTCGCCGACAGCATCTGGACCGACTTCGCCTACGGGCGCAACGCCGTCTACCCCGATGGCGACCACGGCAACGCGCTGCTCTCGAAGTTTCCGATCATCCGCTACGAGAACCTCGATGTGTCCATCGCCGGCCCCGAGCGCCGCGGCCTGCTACACAGCGTGCTGCAGGTGCCGGGCCACGAACTGCATGCCATCTGCGTGCACCTGGGGCTGCGCGAGTCGCACCGCCAGCGTCAGCTCGAGCTGCTCTGCGACCTGCTCGACTCGCTGCCCGAAGGCGCCCCGGTGGTGGTCGCGGGCGACTTCAACGACTGGCGCCTGCGCGCCACGAAGGCGCTCGACCGTTGCGCGGGGCTGCATGAAGTCTTCGCGCTGAACCACGGCCAGCTGGCCAAGACCTTTCCCGCACGCTGGCCGATGCTGCGGCTCGATCGCATCTATGTGCGCAATGCCACCAGCCACCAGCCGCGCATCCTCGGTAACAAACCCTGGACGCACTTGTCCGATCATCTGCCCCTGGCGGTGGAGATACACCTATGA
- a CDS encoding NAD(P)-dependent oxidoreductase, with protein MIAHGFVRLIKQHYQDMEISRVLTRRPLGSLTDFPLPHALTNSIDDLIDHSDLIVECSGDVFHGTAVIERAFEAGLPVVTVNAELQVTTGSYLAGRGLLTEAEGDQPGSLAALHEDALQMGFEPVVYGNMKGYLNHDPSPEDMAYWAARQGISVDQTTSFTDGTKVQIEQVIVGNGLGATITRQGLEGLASTNLDDSASLLGMMAERLGQPIVDYVVPSGYPAGGVFLVCRHDTEQAPAIEYFKLGRGPFYTLVRPFHLCSLEVGKTVRRVLNGGGVLLNNSTTPTLGVAAIAKRAMRPGELIERGIGGFQFRGEAVRLADQPDYVPIGLLRKTALKRAVEPGQLITFDDVDILPSRALDIVLQQRQALFGSGASSSGEAWDAQAASPLGLVALGG; from the coding sequence ATGATCGCTCATGGCTTCGTGCGGCTGATCAAGCAGCACTATCAGGACATGGAGATCAGTCGCGTGCTCACGCGTCGGCCTCTCGGCTCCCTTACCGATTTCCCTCTTCCTCACGCCCTCACCAATTCCATCGACGACCTGATCGACCACAGCGACCTGATCGTCGAATGCAGCGGCGACGTGTTCCATGGCACAGCGGTCATCGAGCGAGCCTTCGAGGCCGGCTTGCCGGTGGTGACGGTCAATGCCGAACTGCAGGTGACCACCGGTTCCTACCTGGCCGGGCGTGGCCTGCTCACCGAGGCGGAAGGCGACCAGCCGGGCTCGCTTGCGGCACTGCATGAAGACGCCCTGCAGATGGGCTTCGAGCCGGTGGTGTACGGCAACATGAAGGGCTACCTGAACCACGACCCGTCGCCGGAAGACATGGCCTACTGGGCGGCCCGGCAAGGCATCAGCGTCGATCAGACCACTTCGTTCACCGACGGCACCAAGGTGCAGATCGAGCAGGTGATCGTCGGCAACGGTCTCGGCGCGACCATCACCCGCCAGGGGCTGGAGGGCTTGGCGTCGACCAATCTGGACGACAGCGCCAGCCTGCTCGGAATGATGGCTGAGCGCCTTGGCCAGCCGATCGTCGACTACGTCGTACCGTCCGGCTATCCCGCCGGCGGCGTGTTCCTTGTCTGTCGCCACGACACCGAGCAGGCGCCCGCGATCGAGTACTTCAAGCTCGGCCGCGGCCCGTTCTATACGTTGGTCCGGCCGTTCCACCTCTGCTCGCTGGAGGTTGGCAAGACCGTACGTCGCGTGCTCAATGGCGGTGGCGTGCTGCTGAACAACTCGACCACGCCGACACTCGGTGTCGCCGCGATCGCCAAGCGCGCAATGCGGCCGGGTGAGCTGATCGAGCGCGGTATCGGCGGCTTCCAGTTCCGCGGCGAGGCCGTCCGGCTTGCCGATCAGCCGGACTACGTACCGATCGGCCTGCTGCGCAAGACCGCGCTCAAGCGCGCCGTCGAACCGGGCCAGTTGATCACCTTCGACGACGTCGACATCCTGCCAAGCCGTGCGCTGGATATCGTGCTGCAGCAGCGCCAGGCGCTGTTCGGCTCCGGCGCCAGTAGCAGTGGCGAGGCCTGGGATGCACAGGCGGCCAGCCCGCTGGGCCTGGTTGCGCTCGGCGGCTGA
- a CDS encoding lysylphosphatidylglycerol synthase domain-containing protein, which produces MTATPNEEHSQSTWRRRWPLVKKVLTYAFFVLVTVLLVSLARKLDWGEVWHTLRNYNAQTLLLAGVAAAGSYVVYCFFDVLGKRYTGHDIPVRQVLPITFVCYAFNLNLSAWVGGIALRYRLYSRLGLRPSQITRVFTLSLLTNWLGYMWLAGLIFVLGGITPPSGWEIGMGALRVLGAALLLACLVYLGLCGYSKRREWSIRGHDIRLPSLRMALVQMVLGAVNWGLMALVVYFMLSQKVAYPEVLGILMISSIAGVITHIPAGLGVIEAVFVAMLADEMSRGAIVAGLIGYRVIYFLIPLLLATAVYVALEAGAKRLRGRNQGAQTDDGSAAGTSGAGQR; this is translated from the coding sequence ATGACCGCAACGCCCAACGAAGAACATTCGCAGAGCACATGGCGCCGCCGCTGGCCTCTGGTGAAGAAGGTCCTCACCTACGCCTTCTTCGTGCTGGTCACCGTGTTGCTGGTCAGCCTGGCCCGCAAGCTCGACTGGGGCGAGGTATGGCACACCTTGCGCAATTACAACGCGCAGACGCTGCTGCTCGCCGGCGTCGCGGCTGCCGGCAGCTACGTCGTCTACTGCTTCTTCGACGTGCTCGGCAAGCGCTATACCGGCCACGACATTCCGGTGCGCCAGGTGTTGCCGATCACCTTTGTCTGCTACGCCTTCAACCTGAACCTCAGTGCCTGGGTCGGCGGCATCGCGTTGCGTTATCGCCTCTACTCGCGGCTCGGCCTGCGCCCATCGCAGATCACCCGGGTCTTCACCCTGAGTCTGCTGACCAACTGGCTGGGCTATATGTGGCTGGCGGGGTTGATCTTCGTGCTCGGTGGCATCACGCCGCCCTCGGGCTGGGAGATCGGCATGGGCGCATTGCGCGTGCTTGGTGCCGCGCTGTTGCTCGCCTGCCTCGTGTACCTCGGCCTGTGCGGCTACTCCAAGCGCCGCGAATGGAGCATTCGCGGCCACGACATCCGCCTGCCGTCGTTGCGCATGGCCTTGGTGCAGATGGTGCTGGGCGCGGTGAACTGGGGGCTGATGGCGCTGGTGGTGTACTTCATGCTCTCGCAGAAGGTGGCCTACCCCGAAGTCCTCGGCATCCTGATGATCAGCAGCATCGCCGGGGTCATTACGCACATTCCGGCCGGGCTGGGGGTGATCGAAGCCGTGTTCGTCGCGATGCTGGCCGACGAGATGAGTCGCGGCGCCATCGTCGCCGGCCTGATCGGCTACCGGGTCATCTACTTTCTGATTCCGCTGCTGCTGGCCACCGCCGTCTATGTGGCTCTGGAAGCCGGTGCCAAACGCCTGCGCGGCCGCAACCAGGGTGCCCAGACGGACGACGGCAGCGCAGCCGGTACTTCGGGTGCCGGCCAGCGCTGA
- a CDS encoding alanine/glycine:cation symporter family protein, producing the protein MELLQNLVNSVNGLVWGPPMLVLILGTGLFLMFMLKFMPLARIGTGFALMWRGRAKGDDETGEISPFQALMTSLAATVGTGNIAGVATAIFLGGPGALFWMWCTALVGMATKYCEVVLAVHYREKDDRGEHVGGPMYAIKNGLGSRWAWLGGAFAIFGGLAGFGIGNMVQVNSMAHALETTFSIPLWLTGVLTMVIVGLVILGGIRRIGVVAASLVPFMCLAYIIAAIVVLVVNAEAIPAAFDLIFTHAFTPIAATGGFAGAAVMAAIRFGVARGIFSNEAGLGTAGIAQAAGTTTSSVRSGMIGMLGTFIDTIIVCSMTGLAIICTGVWTSGESGSALSAAAFEAAMPGIGGIILTIALVVFAFTTILGWSYFGEKCWEFLVGTKAILPFRVIWVLAVPFGAIAQLDFAWLLADTLNGLMAIPNLISLLLLSPVVVKLTREYFADSANR; encoded by the coding sequence ATGGAATTGCTGCAAAACCTCGTCAATAGCGTCAACGGCCTCGTCTGGGGCCCGCCAATGCTGGTGCTGATTCTCGGTACCGGTCTTTTCCTGATGTTCATGCTCAAGTTCATGCCGCTCGCCCGCATCGGGACCGGTTTTGCGCTGATGTGGCGCGGCCGTGCCAAAGGTGATGACGAAACCGGTGAGATCAGCCCGTTCCAAGCCCTGATGACCTCGCTGGCGGCAACCGTGGGGACCGGCAACATCGCCGGTGTGGCCACCGCCATCTTCCTCGGCGGCCCAGGGGCGCTGTTCTGGATGTGGTGCACCGCGCTGGTCGGCATGGCCACCAAATACTGCGAGGTCGTGCTGGCCGTGCATTACCGCGAGAAAGACGATCGCGGCGAGCATGTCGGCGGCCCCATGTATGCCATCAAGAATGGCCTGGGTTCGCGCTGGGCCTGGCTCGGCGGGGCGTTCGCGATCTTCGGCGGGCTCGCCGGCTTCGGCATCGGCAACATGGTGCAGGTCAACAGCATGGCCCATGCCCTGGAAACCACCTTCTCGATCCCGCTGTGGCTCACCGGCGTGCTGACCATGGTCATCGTCGGCCTGGTGATCCTCGGCGGTATCCGCCGCATCGGGGTGGTCGCCGCGTCCCTCGTGCCGTTCATGTGCCTGGCCTACATCATCGCGGCGATCGTCGTGCTGGTGGTCAACGCCGAGGCCATTCCCGCTGCCTTCGACCTGATCTTCACCCATGCCTTCACGCCGATCGCCGCGACCGGTGGCTTCGCCGGCGCAGCCGTGATGGCAGCGATCCGCTTCGGTGTCGCCCGCGGCATCTTCTCCAACGAGGCGGGGCTGGGGACCGCCGGTATCGCCCAGGCCGCCGGCACCACCACCAGCTCGGTTCGCTCGGGGATGATCGGCATGCTCGGGACCTTCATCGACACCATCATCGTCTGCTCGATGACCGGTCTGGCGATCATCTGCACCGGCGTGTGGACCAGCGGTGAAAGTGGCTCGGCGCTGTCCGCCGCAGCCTTCGAGGCAGCCATGCCGGGCATCGGCGGGATCATCCTGACCATCGCCCTGGTGGTTTTCGCCTTTACCACCATCCTTGGCTGGAGTTATTTCGGCGAGAAGTGCTGGGAGTTCCTGGTCGGCACCAAGGCCATCCTGCCGTTCCGCGTGATCTGGGTACTTGCCGTACCGTTCGGCGCCATCGCCCAGCTGGATTTCGCCTGGCTGCTGGCGGATACCTTGAACGGCCTGATGGCGATCCCCAACCTGATCTCGCTGCTGCTGCTCAGCCCGGTGGTGGTCAAACTGACCCGTGAATACTTTGCCGACAGCGCCAATCGCTGA
- a CDS encoding ABC transporter substrate-binding protein produces MLRHVLIVLLLFTHSAWLLAAEPIRLGLNYPKTGNYKAEGLELRRGALLAVDQINSQGGLLGRPLELMSLNSAARAEKARANVERFASEGVRMVFGGANSEEAIAAGKRARELGLPFFPTLAYANEITGRDGHRYLFRESNSAWMSAKVLGQYLSWHMPNRRYYYISLDDAWGNSMEQALREATRSRDRARHGYTRIAAHGARRDDYLGALQKAAASDADTLVIVLLGQDLVQTMRLAHDLQLGRRMQIIVPNLTQSIVEQAGPLVMEHVIGTEAWTWQVPALEKSTEGQAFVERYIEAHQAYPGSTAASAYSIVRQWAAAVQRAGSLDGEAVIAALENHHYELLKGEQYWRDFDHQNVQSIYAVRVRPRSEIMQDRFKQDYFTIIHRMDGEEAAPDLDDWQQERGDDLTLQ; encoded by the coding sequence ATGCTCCGTCACGTTCTGATCGTGCTGCTGTTGTTCACCCACTCGGCCTGGCTGCTGGCCGCCGAACCGATCCGCCTCGGCCTGAACTACCCCAAGACCGGCAACTACAAGGCCGAAGGCCTCGAACTGCGCCGCGGTGCCTTGCTCGCCGTAGACCAGATCAATAGCCAAGGCGGCCTGTTGGGCCGGCCGCTGGAGCTGATGAGCCTCAATTCCGCCGCGCGTGCGGAAAAGGCACGGGCCAATGTCGAACGCTTCGCCAGCGAAGGTGTGAGGATGGTGTTCGGCGGGGCCAACAGCGAGGAAGCGATCGCCGCCGGCAAGCGCGCGCGCGAACTCGGCCTGCCCTTCTTCCCCACGCTCGCCTATGCCAACGAGATCACTGGCCGGGATGGCCACCGCTACCTGTTTCGCGAGTCGAACAGCGCCTGGATGAGCGCCAAGGTACTGGGCCAGTACCTGAGCTGGCACATGCCCAACCGCCGCTATTACTACATCAGCCTGGACGACGCCTGGGGCAACAGCATGGAGCAGGCCCTGCGCGAGGCGACCCGCAGCCGCGACCGCGCCCGTCACGGCTACACCCGGATCGCCGCCCACGGTGCTCGCCGCGACGACTATCTCGGCGCGCTGCAAAAGGCCGCCGCCAGCGACGCCGATACGCTGGTCATCGTGCTTCTGGGCCAGGACCTGGTGCAGACCATGCGCCTGGCGCACGACCTGCAGCTCGGCCGGCGCATGCAGATCATCGTGCCCAACCTGACCCAGAGCATCGTCGAGCAGGCCGGCCCCCTGGTCATGGAGCACGTGATCGGCACAGAAGCCTGGACCTGGCAGGTCCCGGCGCTGGAAAAAAGCACCGAAGGCCAGGCCTTCGTCGAGCGCTACATCGAAGCGCACCAGGCCTACCCTGGCAGCACGGCGGCTTCGGCGTACTCGATCGTCCGGCAATGGGCGGCCGCGGTGCAGCGCGCCGGATCGCTCGACGGCGAGGCTGTGATCGCGGCGCTGGAGAACCACCATTACGAGTTGCTCAAGGGTGAGCAGTATTGGCGCGACTTCGACCACCAGAACGTGCAGAGCATCTACGCCGTGCGCGTGAGGCCGCGTAGCGAAATCATGCAGGACCGCTTCAAGCAGGACTATTTCACGATCATTCACCGCATGGACGGCGAAGAAGCCGCGCCGGACCTCGACGATTGGCAGCAGGAGCGCGGCGATGACCTCACCCTGCAGTAA
- a CDS encoding PQQ-dependent methanol/ethanol family dehydrogenase has product MKHTGLRKPLALTALSAAMALSSLSAWAVTDQDILNDTKTPGDIVTNGLGLQGQRYSSLDALNTQNVSQLRPVWAFSLGGEKQRGQESQPMIKDGVMYVTGSYSRVYAIDARTGKELWQYDARLPDGIMPCCDVINRGVALYDDLVIFGTLDAKLVALNKDTGKVVWKKTVADYKAGYSITAAPLIVKGKLITGVSGGEFGVVGKIEAYNPKNGELLWTRPTVEGHMGYVYKDGKKVEAGISGGEAGKSWPGDLWKTGGAATWLGGYYDPDTDSLLFGTGNPSPWNSHLRPGDNLFSSSRLALNPEDGSIKWHFQTTPHDGWDFDGVNELISFDYKDGGKTIKAAGTADRNGFFYVLDRTNGKFIRGFPFVDKITWAKGLDKNGRPLYVEENRPGNPGEADKGKSVFVAPSFLGGKNWMPMAYSQDTGLFYVPSNEWGMDIWNEGVAYKKGAAYLGAGFTIHPLNEEYIGVLRAIDPKTGKEVWRYKNYAPLWGGVLATKGNLVFTGNPEGYLMAFDAKTGKKVYEFNTGSGIVGSPVTWEMDGEQYVSVLSGWGGAVPLWGGEVAKRIKDLNQGGMVWTFKLPKDATVAKR; this is encoded by the coding sequence ATGAAGCACACCGGTCTTCGCAAGCCCCTTGCCCTGACTGCACTGTCTGCCGCAATGGCACTGTCCAGCCTGTCGGCCTGGGCAGTTACCGATCAGGACATCCTCAACGACACCAAGACCCCGGGCGACATCGTCACCAACGGCCTGGGCCTGCAGGGCCAGCGTTACAGCAGCCTCGATGCACTGAACACCCAGAACGTCAGCCAGCTCCGCCCAGTCTGGGCCTTCTCCCTGGGCGGCGAGAAGCAGCGCGGCCAGGAATCCCAGCCGATGATCAAGGACGGGGTGATGTACGTCACCGGTTCCTATTCGCGGGTCTACGCCATCGATGCGCGCACCGGCAAGGAACTGTGGCAGTACGACGCGCGCCTGCCCGACGGCATCATGCCGTGCTGTGACGTGATCAACCGCGGTGTCGCGCTGTACGACGATCTGGTGATCTTCGGCACCCTCGACGCCAAGCTGGTCGCACTGAACAAGGACACCGGCAAGGTCGTCTGGAAGAAGACCGTCGCCGACTACAAGGCTGGCTACTCGATCACCGCCGCTCCGCTGATCGTCAAGGGCAAGCTGATCACCGGCGTCTCCGGTGGCGAGTTCGGTGTAGTGGGCAAGATCGAAGCCTACAACCCGAAGAATGGCGAGCTGCTGTGGACCCGTCCGACCGTGGAAGGCCACATGGGCTACGTCTACAAGGACGGCAAGAAGGTCGAAGCCGGCATCTCCGGCGGCGAAGCCGGCAAGTCCTGGCCGGGTGACCTGTGGAAGACCGGTGGTGCAGCCACCTGGCTGGGCGGCTACTACGATCCGGACACCGATTCGCTGCTGTTCGGTACCGGTAACCCGTCGCCGTGGAACTCGCACCTGCGCCCGGGCGACAACCTGTTCTCGTCCTCGCGTCTGGCGCTCAACCCCGAAGATGGCTCGATCAAGTGGCACTTCCAGACCACGCCGCACGACGGCTGGGACTTCGACGGCGTCAACGAGCTGATCTCCTTCGACTACAAGGACGGCGGCAAGACCATCAAGGCAGCCGGTACGGCTGACCGTAACGGCTTCTTCTACGTGCTCGACCGCACCAACGGCAAGTTCATCCGTGGCTTCCCGTTCGTCGACAAGATCACCTGGGCCAAGGGCCTGGACAAGAACGGCCGCCCGCTCTACGTCGAAGAAAACCGTCCGGGCAACCCGGGCGAGGCTGACAAGGGCAAGTCGGTATTCGTCGCACCGTCGTTCCTCGGCGGCAAGAACTGGATGCCGATGGCGTACAGCCAGGACACCGGGCTGTTCTACGTGCCGTCCAACGAGTGGGGCATGGACATCTGGAACGAAGGCGTCGCCTACAAGAAGGGCGCGGCCTACCTGGGTGCCGGCTTCACCATCCACCCGCTGAACGAGGAATACATCGGCGTACTGCGCGCGATCGATCCGAAGACCGGCAAGGAAGTGTGGCGCTACAAGAACTACGCGCCGCTGTGGGGCGGTGTGCTGGCGACCAAGGGCAACCTGGTCTTCACCGGCAACCCGGAAGGCTACCTGATGGCGTTCGATGCCAAGACCGGCAAGAAGGTCTACGAGTTCAACACCGGCTCGGGCATCGTCGGTTCCCCGGTCACCTGGGAAATGGACGGCGAGCAGTACGTCTCGGTGCTGTCCGGCTGGGGTGGTGCGGTCCCGCTGTGGGGTGGCGAAGTGGCCAAGCGCATCAAGGACCTGAACCAGGGTGGCATGGTCTGGACCTTCAAGCTGCCGAAGGACGCGACCGTCGCCAAGCGTTGA
- the tpx gene encoding thiol peroxidase, with product MSEVTLRGNPIQVVGDFPQPGQQAKPFRLVNGDLADIELSAYAGKRKVLNIFPSVDTPTCATSVRKFNSQASSLQNTVVLCISADLPFAQKRFCGAEGLDNVVNLSTMRGSEFLVDYGVAIANGPLAGIAARAVVVLDEQDKVLHSELVSEIGSEPNYDAAIASLS from the coding sequence ATGAGTGAAGTTACCCTGCGCGGCAACCCGATCCAGGTGGTCGGCGACTTCCCGCAGCCCGGCCAGCAGGCCAAGCCTTTCCGCCTGGTCAATGGCGACCTGGCAGACATCGAGCTGTCGGCCTATGCCGGCAAGCGCAAGGTGCTGAACATCTTCCCGAGCGTCGATACGCCGACCTGCGCCACTTCGGTGCGCAAGTTCAACAGCCAGGCCAGTTCATTGCAGAACACCGTGGTGCTGTGTATCTCCGCCGACCTGCCGTTCGCCCAGAAGCGTTTCTGCGGGGCCGAAGGGCTGGATAACGTGGTCAACCTGTCGACCATGCGCGGCAGCGAATTCCTGGTCGACTACGGCGTGGCGATCGCCAACGGCCCGCTGGCAGGAATCGCTGCCCGTGCCGTGGTAGTGCTCGATGAGCAGGACAAGGTGCTGCATAGCGAGCTGGTCAGCGAGATCGGTTCCGAGCCGAACTACGACGCGGCGATCGCTTCGCTGAGCTGA
- a CDS encoding DUF72 domain-containing protein: MAAIHIGISGWRYAPWRGDFYPKGLTQKNELRFASRAVNSIEINGSFYALQRPERYAEWYEQTPDDFVFSVKAPRFITHVKRLRDIEGPLANFFASGLFALKDKLGPLLWQFPPSFRFDPERFEAFLARLPHDTEAALELAKRCEPRMEGRSLLSIDRKRRLRHAVEIRHDSFVDPAFVALLRRYDVALVVADTAGKWPYREDLTSDFLYLRLHGAEQLYTSGYSDAALERWGERIRAWTNGTQPEDAQLISDAAPPRRKVRDLYCYFDNDVKVRAPYDARRLLQLLGLDKGLETTPGQLEEGAFE, translated from the coding sequence ATGGCAGCGATTCACATCGGCATATCCGGTTGGCGCTACGCGCCGTGGCGCGGCGACTTCTACCCCAAGGGACTGACGCAGAAGAACGAGCTGCGCTTTGCCTCGCGCGCGGTGAACAGCATCGAGATCAACGGCTCGTTCTATGCCCTGCAGCGCCCGGAACGCTACGCCGAGTGGTATGAGCAGACGCCCGACGACTTCGTCTTCAGCGTCAAGGCGCCGCGCTTCATCACCCATGTCAAACGCCTGCGCGATATCGAAGGGCCGCTGGCGAACTTTTTCGCCTCGGGCCTTTTCGCGCTCAAGGACAAGCTCGGCCCGCTGCTCTGGCAGTTTCCGCCGTCGTTTCGCTTCGATCCGGAGCGCTTCGAGGCGTTTCTCGCCAGGCTGCCGCACGACACCGAGGCGGCGCTGGAACTGGCCAAGCGCTGCGAACCGCGCATGGAGGGGCGCAGCCTGCTGTCGATCGACCGCAAGCGGCGCCTGCGCCACGCGGTCGAGATCCGCCACGACAGTTTCGTCGATCCGGCCTTCGTCGCCCTGCTGCGCCGCTACGACGTGGCGCTGGTGGTGGCCGATACCGCGGGCAAGTGGCCGTACCGCGAGGACCTCACCAGCGACTTCCTCTATCTGCGCCTGCATGGCGCCGAACAGCTCTATACCAGCGGTTACTCCGACGCTGCGCTGGAGCGCTGGGGCGAGCGCATTCGTGCCTGGACCAATGGCACGCAGCCGGAGGATGCCCAGCTGATCAGCGACGCCGCCCCGCCGCGGCGCAAGGTGCGCGACCTCTACTGTTACTTCGACAACGACGTGAAAGTCCGTGCGCCCTATGACGCGCGCCGACTCTTGCAACTGCTCGGCCTGGACAAGGGCCTCGAGACCACCCCCGGCCAGCTGGAAGAAGGAGCCTTTGAGTGA
- the clsB gene encoding cardiolipin synthase ClsB has product MKFHWRDGNRLQLLENGEEFFPAVFESIANAKKEVLLETFILFEDKVGLELQQALIAAAERGASVDVTVDGFGSADLSPGFIEQMTRVGVRIHMFDPGKRLLGKRLNVFRRLHRKIVVVDAEVAFIGGINFSADHLGDFGPKAKQDYAMRVEGPVVHDIHRFSLRTIAPVQPRRWWQRRAREQANSYVGASRGEARALLVTRDNDEHKDDIEEHYLQAIRDARSRLLIANAYFFPGYRVLREIRNAARRGVRVRLILQGEPDMPIAKFGARMLYNYLMRDGVEVHEYCRRPLHGKVALADYEWSTVGSSNLDPLSLSLNLEANLIIRDHAFNRHLHERLDHLLQVDCRRIPLERIVRGYWWRAPLAFVIFHFLRHFPELVGLLPAHKPKLQTLQAQTSSAEPATSPPLQRDQR; this is encoded by the coding sequence ATGAAATTCCACTGGAGAGATGGGAATCGTCTTCAGTTGCTGGAAAACGGCGAAGAATTCTTTCCTGCCGTTTTCGAAAGCATTGCCAATGCAAAAAAGGAAGTGCTGCTGGAAACCTTCATCCTGTTCGAGGACAAGGTCGGCCTCGAGCTGCAGCAGGCACTGATTGCCGCGGCCGAACGCGGCGCGAGCGTCGATGTGACGGTGGACGGCTTTGGCTCGGCCGACCTGTCGCCCGGTTTCATCGAACAGATGACCCGCGTCGGCGTGCGGATCCACATGTTCGACCCCGGCAAGCGCCTGCTCGGCAAGCGCCTGAACGTGTTCCGGCGCCTGCATCGCAAGATCGTCGTGGTCGACGCGGAAGTCGCCTTCATCGGCGGCATCAACTTCTCCGCCGACCATCTCGGCGACTTCGGCCCGAAAGCCAAACAGGACTACGCCATGCGCGTCGAGGGCCCGGTGGTTCACGACATCCATCGTTTCTCGCTGCGCACCATCGCGCCGGTCCAGCCGCGCCGCTGGTGGCAGCGCCGTGCGCGCGAACAGGCCAACAGCTATGTCGGCGCCAGCCGTGGCGAGGCCCGTGCGCTGCTGGTCACGCGCGACAACGACGAGCACAAGGACGACATCGAGGAGCATTATCTGCAGGCGATTCGTGATGCCCGCTCAAGGCTGTTGATCGCCAACGCCTATTTCTTTCCGGGCTATCGCGTGCTGCGCGAGATCCGCAACGCAGCGCGGCGCGGCGTGCGTGTGCGGCTGATCCTGCAGGGCGAACCGGACATGCCGATCGCCAAGTTCGGCGCGCGCATGCTCTACAACTACCTGATGCGCGACGGCGTCGAGGTCCATGAATACTGTCGGCGCCCTTTGCACGGCAAGGTCGCCCTGGCTGACTACGAATGGTCCACGGTCGGCTCGAGCAACCTCGACCCGCTGAGCCTGTCGCTGAATCTCGAGGCGAACCTGATCATTCGTGACCATGCCTTCAATCGCCACCTGCACGAACGCCTCGATCACCTGTTGCAGGTCGACTGCCGCCGCATTCCGCTCGAGCGCATCGTGCGCGGCTACTGGTGGCGCGCGCCGCTGGCGTTCGTGATTTTCCACTTCCTGCGGCATTTCCCCGAACTGGTCGGCCTGCTGCCGGCACACAAGCCCAAGCTGCAGACGCTCCAGGCGCAGACGTCAAGCGCCGAGCCCGCCACCTCCCCTCCGCTTCAGCGAGACCAGCGATGA